In a single window of the Elaeis guineensis isolate ETL-2024a chromosome 8, EG11, whole genome shotgun sequence genome:
- the LOC105050140 gene encoding probable E3 ubiquitin-protein ligase HIP1 isoform X2, giving the protein MQGQRSTVGSFSETFEFDQGSNSSSLGRDQQIYWNDLLLNPVESQNLPGNLLSSGDVNSSYGNMSSQASAGLGTWSRGEPSSNEHILNQGSHDETKIEQGWASSRTVNRGGGPRIEGSWSEGTNLLSLENVNMNLNSHQVENGQSFSQISSANGFSQNADYNAAYVGISSQNLEPGLYPHPYSSGFLQHQHVFPSGGSSDNFGSSSRGVEFLSDDSGGRQGGTLDGRHLSCKRKNIEGVSGQSSTSGSSSCFNQSENSLLGSVSAHHSDITSLNISISSGHLTGTIPPEEQLNPRTDIAARAVAYDHHPFNSSEGNTGSFQRNTRMRINSAHQIDLSPPDLWPQGNTTRHSNPWSVHQPSSSPNPLNQRVESRLVVAGASSHGQPHTPIFPDLSSNGHSFPWNGTAIPRIGSSSSSQVIAGERSAVEESSTRSVPRNNVSEHSVIVPPSNARHLVQDPSSWILTNGSTTIPGNAVPTSRTGSAAGSHQSSGPNWMSHQNSRSNRHRILSEIVRRSLFPSGSTESRDQRSNLHPRHGHSSSSQEIGGRQSGAGFRGHQQPYTRSAVIMDRRSDGIPGIPLRTLAAARERRSRMISEDLFVFDHSAFFGGGDLHDRHRDMRLDVDNMSYEELLALEERIGNVSTGLSEEMILKCLKQQKCTFVTSDSSVEAEPCCICQEEYIEGEDLGTLDCGHDFHTACIKQWLLMKNLCPICKTTALAT; this is encoded by the exons ATGCAAGGGCAAAGGAGTACTGTAGGGTCCTTCTCTGAGACATTTGAATTTGACCAAGGGTCCAATTCAAGCAGCTTAGGCAGAGATCAACAAATATACTGGAATGATTTGCTTCTTAATCCAGTAGAGTCCCAGAACTTACCAGGAAATCTACTATCATCTGGTGATGTAAATTCATCATATGGAAATATGTCCAGTCAAGCAAGTGCTGGCTTAGGTACTTGGAGTAGAGGCGAACCTAGCTCTAACGAGCACATACTAAACCAGGGCAGCCATGATGAAACAAAAATCGAACAGGGATGGGCATCTTCTCGGACAGTTAATCGGGGAGGTGGACCAAGGATAGAAGGAAGTTGGTCTGAAGGAACCAATTTGCTTTCTTTGGAGAATGTGAATATGAATCTTAACAGCCATCAGGTGGAAAATGGTCAGTCGTTTTCACAAATTTCCAGTGCTAATGGATTTTCTCAGAATGCAGACTACAATGCAGCATATGTTGGTATAAGCAGCCAGAACCTAGAACCTGGGCTATATCCTCATCCTTACAGTTCAGGCttcttgcagcaccaacatgtcTTTCCATCTGGTGGTTCTTCAGATAATTTTGGAAGTTCTTCCAGGGGGGTTGAATTTTTGTCAGATGATAGTGGAGGTAGACAAGGAGGTACATTGGATGGTCGACACTTGTCATGCAAGAGAAAGAACATAGAAGGAGTTTCTGGGCAGTCTTCAACAAGTGGAAGTTCAAGTTGCTTTAACCAAAGTGAGAATAGTTTGTTGGGCTCTGTTTCTGCTCATCATAGTGACATTACTAGTTTAAATATATCTATCTCATCCGGTCATCTAACAGGCACAATTCCTCCTGAAGAACAACTGAACCCAAGGACGGACATCGCTGCAAGAGCAGTGGCTTATGATCACCATCCTTTTAATAGCTCAGAAGGAAACACAGGAAGCTTTCAGAGAAATACTCGAATGAGAATAAACTCTGCGCATCAGATTGATTTGTCTCCACCTGATCTATGGCCCCAAGGGAATACTACGAGGCATTCTAATCCTTGGTCCGTCCATCAACCTTCTTCTTCGCCTAACCCTTTAAATCAGCGGGTGGAATCTAGGCTAGTAGTTGCAGGTGCAAGTTCACATGGCCAGCCTCACACACCAATCTTTCCTGATTTGTCTTCAAATGGGCACTCTTTTCCATGGAATGGGACTGCCATTCCAAGAATTGGTAGTTCTTCAAGTTCTCAAGTCATTGCAGGTGAACGATCAGCTGTTGAAGAGTCCAGCACAAGGAGTGTGCCAAGGAACAATGTTTCAGAGCACTCAGTGATTGTTCCCCCATCTAATGCCAGACATTTGGTGCAAGATCCATCAAGTTGGATTTTGACAAATGGAAGCACAACCATACCAGGAAATGCAGTGCCCACATCACGAACTGGCTCTGCTGCAGGGAGTCATCAATCATCAGGACCAAATTGGATGTCTCATCAAAATTCGCGAAGCAATCGTCACCGGATTTTATCAGAAATTGTCCGTAGATCCCTATTTCCTTCAGGCAGCACTGAATCTAGAGATCAGAGAAGCAATCTGCATCCACGCCATGGCCACTCTTCTTCCTCACAAGAGATTGGAGGCCGCCAATCTGGAGCTGGTTTCCGTGGCCATCAACAACCATACACGAGGTCAGCAGTTATAATGGACCGCCGGAGTGACGGTATTCCAGGCATTCCCCTGCGGACTCTGGCAGCTgcaagagagagaagaagcaggATGATATCAGAG GATCTTTTTGTCTTTGACCACTCTGCATTCTTTGGTGGTGGTGATTTGCATGACAGGCATAGGGACATGCGGCTTGATGTAGATAATATGTCTTATGAG GAATTGTTGGCATTGGAAGAACGGATAGGAAATGTAAGCACGGGACTTAGTGAGGAAATGATTTTAAAGTGCTTGAAGCAGCAAAAATGTACATTCGTAACATCAGATTCATCTGTGGAAGCCGAACCATGCTGCATTTGCCAG GAAGAATACATCGAAGGAGAGGATCTGGGGACTTTGGATTGTGGGCATGACTTCCACACTGCCTGCATCAAACAATGGCTGCTGATGAAGAACTTGTGTCCCATTTGTAAAACAACTGCTCTAGCAACCTGA
- the LOC105050140 gene encoding probable E3 ubiquitin-protein ligase HIP1 isoform X3 has product MQGQRSTVGSFSETFEFDQGSNSSSLGRDQQIYWNDLLLNPVESQNLPGNLLSSGDVNSSYGNMSSQASAGLGTWSRGEPSSNEHILNQGSHDETKIEQGWASSRTVNRGGGPRIEGSWSEGTNLLSLENVNMNLNSHQVENGQSFSQISSANGFSQNADYNAAYVGISSQNLEPGLYPHPYSSGFLQHQHVFPSGGSSDNFGSSSRGVEFLSDDSGGRQGGTLDGRHLSCKRKNIEGVSGQSSTSGSSSCFNQSTIPPEEQLNPRTDIAARAVAYDHHPFNSSEGNTGSFQRNTRMRINSAHQIDLSPPDLWPQGNTTRHSNPWSVHQPSSSPNPLNQRVESRLVVAGASSHGQPHTPIFPDLSSNGHSFPWNGTAIPRIGSSSSSQVIAGERSAVEESSTRSVPRNNVSEHSVIVPPSNARHLVQDPSSWILTNGSTTIPGNAVPTSRTGSAAGSHQSSGPNWMSHQNSRSNRHRILSEIVRRSLFPSGSTESRDQRSNLHPRHGHSSSSQEIGGRQSGAGFRGHQQPYTRSAVIMDRRSDGIPGIPLRTLAAARERRSRMISEIRNALDLIRHGENLRFEDLFVFDHSAFFGGGDLHDRHRDMRLDVDNMSYEELLALEERIGNVSTGLSEEMILKCLKQQKCTFVTSDSSVEAEPCCICQEEYIEGEDLGTLDCGHDFHTACIKQWLLMKNLCPICKTTALAT; this is encoded by the exons ATGCAAGGGCAAAGGAGTACTGTAGGGTCCTTCTCTGAGACATTTGAATTTGACCAAGGGTCCAATTCAAGCAGCTTAGGCAGAGATCAACAAATATACTGGAATGATTTGCTTCTTAATCCAGTAGAGTCCCAGAACTTACCAGGAAATCTACTATCATCTGGTGATGTAAATTCATCATATGGAAATATGTCCAGTCAAGCAAGTGCTGGCTTAGGTACTTGGAGTAGAGGCGAACCTAGCTCTAACGAGCACATACTAAACCAGGGCAGCCATGATGAAACAAAAATCGAACAGGGATGGGCATCTTCTCGGACAGTTAATCGGGGAGGTGGACCAAGGATAGAAGGAAGTTGGTCTGAAGGAACCAATTTGCTTTCTTTGGAGAATGTGAATATGAATCTTAACAGCCATCAGGTGGAAAATGGTCAGTCGTTTTCACAAATTTCCAGTGCTAATGGATTTTCTCAGAATGCAGACTACAATGCAGCATATGTTGGTATAAGCAGCCAGAACCTAGAACCTGGGCTATATCCTCATCCTTACAGTTCAGGCttcttgcagcaccaacatgtcTTTCCATCTGGTGGTTCTTCAGATAATTTTGGAAGTTCTTCCAGGGGGGTTGAATTTTTGTCAGATGATAGTGGAGGTAGACAAGGAGGTACATTGGATGGTCGACACTTGTCATGCAAGAGAAAGAACATAGAAGGAGTTTCTGGGCAGTCTTCAACAAGTGGAAGTTCAAGTTGCTTTAACCAAA GCACAATTCCTCCTGAAGAACAACTGAACCCAAGGACGGACATCGCTGCAAGAGCAGTGGCTTATGATCACCATCCTTTTAATAGCTCAGAAGGAAACACAGGAAGCTTTCAGAGAAATACTCGAATGAGAATAAACTCTGCGCATCAGATTGATTTGTCTCCACCTGATCTATGGCCCCAAGGGAATACTACGAGGCATTCTAATCCTTGGTCCGTCCATCAACCTTCTTCTTCGCCTAACCCTTTAAATCAGCGGGTGGAATCTAGGCTAGTAGTTGCAGGTGCAAGTTCACATGGCCAGCCTCACACACCAATCTTTCCTGATTTGTCTTCAAATGGGCACTCTTTTCCATGGAATGGGACTGCCATTCCAAGAATTGGTAGTTCTTCAAGTTCTCAAGTCATTGCAGGTGAACGATCAGCTGTTGAAGAGTCCAGCACAAGGAGTGTGCCAAGGAACAATGTTTCAGAGCACTCAGTGATTGTTCCCCCATCTAATGCCAGACATTTGGTGCAAGATCCATCAAGTTGGATTTTGACAAATGGAAGCACAACCATACCAGGAAATGCAGTGCCCACATCACGAACTGGCTCTGCTGCAGGGAGTCATCAATCATCAGGACCAAATTGGATGTCTCATCAAAATTCGCGAAGCAATCGTCACCGGATTTTATCAGAAATTGTCCGTAGATCCCTATTTCCTTCAGGCAGCACTGAATCTAGAGATCAGAGAAGCAATCTGCATCCACGCCATGGCCACTCTTCTTCCTCACAAGAGATTGGAGGCCGCCAATCTGGAGCTGGTTTCCGTGGCCATCAACAACCATACACGAGGTCAGCAGTTATAATGGACCGCCGGAGTGACGGTATTCCAGGCATTCCCCTGCGGACTCTGGCAGCTgcaagagagagaagaagcaggATGATATCAGAG ATTCGTAATGCACTAGATCTCATCCGACATGGAGAAAATTTACGATTTGAG GATCTTTTTGTCTTTGACCACTCTGCATTCTTTGGTGGTGGTGATTTGCATGACAGGCATAGGGACATGCGGCTTGATGTAGATAATATGTCTTATGAG GAATTGTTGGCATTGGAAGAACGGATAGGAAATGTAAGCACGGGACTTAGTGAGGAAATGATTTTAAAGTGCTTGAAGCAGCAAAAATGTACATTCGTAACATCAGATTCATCTGTGGAAGCCGAACCATGCTGCATTTGCCAG GAAGAATACATCGAAGGAGAGGATCTGGGGACTTTGGATTGTGGGCATGACTTCCACACTGCCTGCATCAAACAATGGCTGCTGATGAAGAACTTGTGTCCCATTTGTAAAACAACTGCTCTAGCAACCTGA
- the LOC105050140 gene encoding probable E3 ubiquitin-protein ligase HIP1 isoform X1, with the protein MQGQRSTVGSFSETFEFDQGSNSSSLGRDQQIYWNDLLLNPVESQNLPGNLLSSGDVNSSYGNMSSQASAGLGTWSRGEPSSNEHILNQGSHDETKIEQGWASSRTVNRGGGPRIEGSWSEGTNLLSLENVNMNLNSHQVENGQSFSQISSANGFSQNADYNAAYVGISSQNLEPGLYPHPYSSGFLQHQHVFPSGGSSDNFGSSSRGVEFLSDDSGGRQGGTLDGRHLSCKRKNIEGVSGQSSTSGSSSCFNQSENSLLGSVSAHHSDITSLNISISSGHLTGTIPPEEQLNPRTDIAARAVAYDHHPFNSSEGNTGSFQRNTRMRINSAHQIDLSPPDLWPQGNTTRHSNPWSVHQPSSSPNPLNQRVESRLVVAGASSHGQPHTPIFPDLSSNGHSFPWNGTAIPRIGSSSSSQVIAGERSAVEESSTRSVPRNNVSEHSVIVPPSNARHLVQDPSSWILTNGSTTIPGNAVPTSRTGSAAGSHQSSGPNWMSHQNSRSNRHRILSEIVRRSLFPSGSTESRDQRSNLHPRHGHSSSSQEIGGRQSGAGFRGHQQPYTRSAVIMDRRSDGIPGIPLRTLAAARERRSRMISEIRNALDLIRHGENLRFEDLFVFDHSAFFGGGDLHDRHRDMRLDVDNMSYEELLALEERIGNVSTGLSEEMILKCLKQQKCTFVTSDSSVEAEPCCICQEEYIEGEDLGTLDCGHDFHTACIKQWLLMKNLCPICKTTALAT; encoded by the exons ATGCAAGGGCAAAGGAGTACTGTAGGGTCCTTCTCTGAGACATTTGAATTTGACCAAGGGTCCAATTCAAGCAGCTTAGGCAGAGATCAACAAATATACTGGAATGATTTGCTTCTTAATCCAGTAGAGTCCCAGAACTTACCAGGAAATCTACTATCATCTGGTGATGTAAATTCATCATATGGAAATATGTCCAGTCAAGCAAGTGCTGGCTTAGGTACTTGGAGTAGAGGCGAACCTAGCTCTAACGAGCACATACTAAACCAGGGCAGCCATGATGAAACAAAAATCGAACAGGGATGGGCATCTTCTCGGACAGTTAATCGGGGAGGTGGACCAAGGATAGAAGGAAGTTGGTCTGAAGGAACCAATTTGCTTTCTTTGGAGAATGTGAATATGAATCTTAACAGCCATCAGGTGGAAAATGGTCAGTCGTTTTCACAAATTTCCAGTGCTAATGGATTTTCTCAGAATGCAGACTACAATGCAGCATATGTTGGTATAAGCAGCCAGAACCTAGAACCTGGGCTATATCCTCATCCTTACAGTTCAGGCttcttgcagcaccaacatgtcTTTCCATCTGGTGGTTCTTCAGATAATTTTGGAAGTTCTTCCAGGGGGGTTGAATTTTTGTCAGATGATAGTGGAGGTAGACAAGGAGGTACATTGGATGGTCGACACTTGTCATGCAAGAGAAAGAACATAGAAGGAGTTTCTGGGCAGTCTTCAACAAGTGGAAGTTCAAGTTGCTTTAACCAAAGTGAGAATAGTTTGTTGGGCTCTGTTTCTGCTCATCATAGTGACATTACTAGTTTAAATATATCTATCTCATCCGGTCATCTAACAGGCACAATTCCTCCTGAAGAACAACTGAACCCAAGGACGGACATCGCTGCAAGAGCAGTGGCTTATGATCACCATCCTTTTAATAGCTCAGAAGGAAACACAGGAAGCTTTCAGAGAAATACTCGAATGAGAATAAACTCTGCGCATCAGATTGATTTGTCTCCACCTGATCTATGGCCCCAAGGGAATACTACGAGGCATTCTAATCCTTGGTCCGTCCATCAACCTTCTTCTTCGCCTAACCCTTTAAATCAGCGGGTGGAATCTAGGCTAGTAGTTGCAGGTGCAAGTTCACATGGCCAGCCTCACACACCAATCTTTCCTGATTTGTCTTCAAATGGGCACTCTTTTCCATGGAATGGGACTGCCATTCCAAGAATTGGTAGTTCTTCAAGTTCTCAAGTCATTGCAGGTGAACGATCAGCTGTTGAAGAGTCCAGCACAAGGAGTGTGCCAAGGAACAATGTTTCAGAGCACTCAGTGATTGTTCCCCCATCTAATGCCAGACATTTGGTGCAAGATCCATCAAGTTGGATTTTGACAAATGGAAGCACAACCATACCAGGAAATGCAGTGCCCACATCACGAACTGGCTCTGCTGCAGGGAGTCATCAATCATCAGGACCAAATTGGATGTCTCATCAAAATTCGCGAAGCAATCGTCACCGGATTTTATCAGAAATTGTCCGTAGATCCCTATTTCCTTCAGGCAGCACTGAATCTAGAGATCAGAGAAGCAATCTGCATCCACGCCATGGCCACTCTTCTTCCTCACAAGAGATTGGAGGCCGCCAATCTGGAGCTGGTTTCCGTGGCCATCAACAACCATACACGAGGTCAGCAGTTATAATGGACCGCCGGAGTGACGGTATTCCAGGCATTCCCCTGCGGACTCTGGCAGCTgcaagagagagaagaagcaggATGATATCAGAG ATTCGTAATGCACTAGATCTCATCCGACATGGAGAAAATTTACGATTTGAG GATCTTTTTGTCTTTGACCACTCTGCATTCTTTGGTGGTGGTGATTTGCATGACAGGCATAGGGACATGCGGCTTGATGTAGATAATATGTCTTATGAG GAATTGTTGGCATTGGAAGAACGGATAGGAAATGTAAGCACGGGACTTAGTGAGGAAATGATTTTAAAGTGCTTGAAGCAGCAAAAATGTACATTCGTAACATCAGATTCATCTGTGGAAGCCGAACCATGCTGCATTTGCCAG GAAGAATACATCGAAGGAGAGGATCTGGGGACTTTGGATTGTGGGCATGACTTCCACACTGCCTGCATCAAACAATGGCTGCTGATGAAGAACTTGTGTCCCATTTGTAAAACAACTGCTCTAGCAACCTGA